The Pocillopora verrucosa isolate sample1 chromosome 9, ASM3666991v2, whole genome shotgun sequence genome includes the window TTTTTCGTGACAATGACTTCAATAAATGCCGTTATTGTAATTCTGGTTTTAGAATGGAAGCATAATGGATGGTCTCATTCTGTGGAAACGCAACGTTGACAAGCGTTTCGAGGGCGTAGAAGACTGCATGATCTGTTTCTCTGTCATTCATGGCAGTAACTACTCTCTTCCTAAACTGAGCTGCAAaacatgcaagaaaaaattCCATTCGGCCTGTCTTTACAAATGGTTCAGCACCAGTAACAATGCCACTTGTCCGCTTTGCCGGAATCTTTTCTAATCCTTAAACTTTCGAAAGTTATTAACATGTAAAGTCGCCTCTCACAGTTTACTACATTCCACAGTGAACAGGAGATCAGAAAGGGCGACCAAAACAGGTGGAGGATGCCATGTTGATataaaccaaattctctaaacttgTTTACAGGGAAAGTTTAACAAAGCAGTTTTATGCTTTTCACTCCAAGATATTatcattaattctccttaccgttgGCCATATTATTCtgatgatgttagttcagaggatttggtattggatcaacttctaatcccccaattgatattttctttattctcatcacttgtctgctgaaattgtaaggagaaattctgtgttggtcagTCGGAGGGTTGAAGGAGCTCCTTGTCAACATTCAGTGTGGTTTTCTGCGACCTGCAAAATCACCCTTAATAAATGGGAAAGCAAAAAATATAGATTGTGTTCAATAAAAGGAGATCAAAGTAGCGAGTGTTACCCTGGAAAGAACGGTAACGGTGCTGTACGGAGATAATTAACAAGTATTCCAAAAAACCAACCAGAAACAATTGTCTAAATGATAAGAAGATGCAGAAACCAAAGCGCAGCTCTTGGACTTGTAAGTAGATTGGTCGGAGTATTAACATGTTTGTTTGACAAGCGTGGAGTTTTAAGCTGTCTACGTCTAATTTAAACTGAGTTTTTCATCGTTTCAATAATTATGATCTATACTTTCGAGTCGCCTTACACAGTCCTAACTAATGCAATGAGTAGACGCGACCGATTCAAGCGTTATTTGTGTTCCAAGGCAATCCAATGTTATTTTTCCAGAGATAGTTGTGATCCTTCAGCCCCCTTCTCCCCCTCCCTAgcccccctttccccctccccctcccctagTATTTGTAGCTTGccaaaacagaaagaaatgaagGAGAATTGAGTTGggaaattttcaagatcaagTACTGTTCAAAGGGCAATATTTCAGCCTCAATTCTCATCAGAATCTGTAAAGATGAGGttagaaaattttcaacttaatcAAGTCAGTACCTCATCCAGACTTAGTCATCCATGGTGTGTTTTCACGGGGcacaatattcaaatttaacACTTTCCATATCTCTAGCTAATTGGTTACCATTAGCATTTTATTGTATTGATTCAAGCATTTAAGAAGCGAAATAGTGGCGTGTTAACAGACCTTACCGAGAAATATTCAGCATTCCTTGCtgttggttttgctttacttagCTTGACtttttgtgattggttcagagaaCCCATTGTTATTTGCAGATCGGCCACcacaaacatttcttttatgcATTGAGACTCTGTGAAATAAATTCCTCAAAAGTGTGTCGTCATCACATCAGCAGAAAGTCGTACTTATTGCTAGTATAGTAAAAAAGTGTGCTTTGGCGTAGTATAGATAAGTACACTGAAGGTTACATAGAAAAAATTTGGGCTATTACACGCTATTGGAAGGAGGTGACAAAGGATTAAAGTTCTCACCTTTTCATTGATTAATTAAGATATACCATGAGGTAGCTCATAAGAGCCTTTGATCAAAAATAGTGGTTTTTGATTGACTCGGCCGCTGGTGTTCTCTCCACTTTCAACCTCCACTTTCAACCTCCGCGCTCAGCTTCATGTGACAAGCGCTGCTCAAAGATAAATCCgcttaaattaaaactaacTACTATTTTTGAAATATGTGTCACTGGGTAAGCAAGAACTATGAAAAGTCTCAGTTCCAAGTTTTTATCGTTAGTCTACTGCTTGTGAAGTTTCCAGTAAGCGCGGTTGTAGTAATTCGCATCAGAACCCACAGTCTTGGGAGCTGACGTCCATGCCCCAATAACATAAATAATTATAGGTTGGCAAAGCCGCAATTGATAAGTTTTGATTCcttgtttttcaagaaaaaatattgagtTGTTggttgaaatagttaaaaagCAAATATCGGACCAGAATTTTTACCAAAGGACATAAATATGTAACGTCTCCCTATGATATTCTAACCTTAtccaggtaatgagaatactcaaagctGTTATCTTGCTCTAGCAGCAAAGTCTCCTAACTCAACTACAAGGAAATTTGgagcagcaagaggggagaattaacaatcatatcttggaagttaaagagttaatcaGTCAGCAAATGAAGAATGAACGAATGAAGAACTGCTCAGTTGTTTCATTTCAGTACCAACAAAGACGAACAAGTCTTCAAATTATAACTTGTAAATTGGTGTAAACAAATTCGAGCGCTTAAGCCGATTATTTCAAATGTAAAATACAACTATCAATCAAAAAACGCAATAAGAATATTTGTGTCATAAGCGCCACACGTGACGCGTGAACACCCATCAGATCGGAGCTTTAGGGAGGGCGTTGCCTCCGGCCAGGGGGCAGAATAACACAACAGACATCTTATTACTCATTCTATTTCTCTGAATATGCCGTACGCAACGCCCTCGTCTCCCTTCTACCGCTTCTTCCTCCTTCCCAACCGCCCCATCTCTCTCTATAGCGTTTAACGAACGAGCATCGTAGTGTACGATTTGTTTCCAAGTTTCCTTAAAATTCCAAACGGCTGGAGGATAATCAATAATATGTTGTGCTTGGTCCATACGTGACGACCTCGAGCCAGGTAATTTGACTTGCGGTCCTCCTACTCAAACATTAAGTTATTTGGGATGGTAATGCTCTCTTGTTTTTTGTATGTAATGTTTGAGTCCAAACAATGTTGCAGTAACTTTAATGGATTagaaactgtttctttgttCGTCACCTAATAAGGTCGACCGGTCAACCGTTTACCACGCACGTCTTAAGCTTGTAGAGAAACGTTGTTTAAAATGTAGAGCGTTGGATTAAAATCAACTGGtataaatgaaaatttgcgAGGGAAACAAGCATTGGCTTACAGCAATCTTACAGCCATGTTATCAAGACTCGAACCGCCTTGCACAGTCCTAACTAATGCAATGAGTAGACGCGACCGATTCAAGCGTTATTTGTGTTCCAAGGCAATCCAATGTTATTGTTCCAAAGATAGTTGCGATCCATCAGCCCAAATcgcccctccccctcccctagCTAATGCGTAGAAAAGCAAAACGGCTTTTCGCCTGGAAATGCAGTTAATTTACTTGAAGCTTGctaaaacagaaagaaaacgagGAGAGTTGAGTTTGGAAATTTTCAAGTCAAGTACTGTTCAAAGGGCAACATTTCAGCCTCAATTCTCATCAGAATCTGTAAAGGTTAAAGGTTAAAAGTGTCTCCCTCTTAGTTTAATATACATAATTACACAAAAGGTGTAATAGAGAAAAAGTTCAGCCGTCACGCGCTATTGGAAGGAGATGGCAAAGGATTTAAGCTCTCGCCTCTTTATTGATTCATTAAGATAAACCCTGAAATAGCTCATAAGagcttttgattaaaaaatggTGCCTTTTGATTGGCGTGGCCACTAGTGTTCTCTCCGCTGTCAACCTCCGTGCCCAGCTTCATATGTCCAGCGCTGCTCAAAGATCACTCCGCTTAAACTAAAACTAAAAACTACTTTCGAAATACTTGTTACTGGGAAAAGAAGCACAAAAAAGTCACAGTTTCAGGTTTTATCGTTAGTCTACTGCTTGAGTAGTTTCCAGTAAGCGCGGTTGTAGTAATTGGCATCAGAACCCAGAGTCTTGGGAGCAGACGTCCATCCCCCTTCATCCCCTCGGTTTCCTTCTATTTTGGGGCCATCTTGAAATACGTATCTGAGCGtctcaaagttttcaaagaagtaTTTGTCATCTCCTTGGGGGATGATTTTCCAGTAGGCCCGATTGTAGTAATTGGCATCCGTTCCCACAATTTTAGGTGCATTAGTCCAGCCTCCTTCGCTTCCATGATCGCCTTCAATTTTTGCACCAGTTGAAAACAAATACCTCTTTGTTTCGACATTCTCTATGAAGTATTTGTCGTTACCTTGTGGAATAATCTTCCAATAGGCTCGGTTGTAGTAATTGGCATCAGCTCCCACAACACTAGGCGCCTCAGTCCAACCGCCTTCGTCTCCTcggtttccttttatttcaggGCCGTCTTGGAACAAGTAACGCTGTGTTTCCACATTTTCTATGAGATACGTTCCCTCAGCAATACCAGAAGCCATGTTCATTGACAgtgacttttctctttttcttagatCTTCAGTTCGTGTCAAAACTCTAGGCAGCTCGAAAAAATGATAATGCTTGCTGCtcgtttctttgttgtttataTGCATTTTTCTCACTTATGAGTGGGAGTATCGAGCACGTTACTCAGCCAATCCGCTCATCAGGATCAAACCGCAAGTCACAACTCACTATGCACATTGTGCTCGATAGAGGGCGCCCCGCTACCACAAAAAAAGGCGGCAGAACAGTCTGTAAGACTTTTTGTGCAGAATACCCCgccactttggtccacctcatttacatgtgtcgggaggctttgaagatcgaggtATAATACAATAGACGccattcttattcaatgacatgtaaatgagtggcagggtattctgcagtttagccTTATTTATAAAGGAAAATAGAATTTCCAATGTCATACATATAAACAGAGCAAACGAATACACTTAAAGCTGAAATGTTTGGGACCGGTACTGCGATGATCTCGAATCGTACGACGAGCTTTGAGTTAACGAAATATAACTGTTAAGTGTATCGAGGTGAACGAATCGGTTGCTTGTACAGTGGACTACAGTGCAATAATC containing:
- the LOC131777079 gene encoding uncharacterized protein, producing the protein MNMASGIAEGTYLIENVETQRYLFQDGPEIKGNRGDEGGWTEAPSVVGADANYYNRAYWKIIPQGNDKYFIENVETKRYLFSTGAKIEGDHGSEGGWTNAPKIVGTDANYYNRAYWKIIPQGDDKYFFENFETLRYVFQDGPKIEGNRGDEGGWTSAPKTLGSDANYYNRAYWKLLKQ